Genomic DNA from Solanum dulcamara chromosome 4, daSolDulc1.2, whole genome shotgun sequence:
TCTCTAACTTCAATCAAGAATTAAATTAACAAGAAGTTCTCACAAAAGACCTTTTATTTACATAATTTCCCAATTATCGCCAAGTGATATTCCCCATTACACTAATTGTATTACTTTTTCCAACAACATTTGTTCTTAATTTCTTATGTAAATACAATGAAACAAATTGAAAATTTGTTAACATGGGAAAAAAGAAGTCGTTTACAGCTACATTGACTGTTTTTAAGGTCGAAAAGTATTTCAGTTTTCTTGATTCAATGCTGATTTTCCAACAAGAATTGAATAAACAAAAGATTCAATGCAGTTGATTACCTTTCTACGGAGACgaagaagagtgaaaacccTAGTGTCAAAGAAACGGAAATTGGATCTCCTCCTTTGCCCCGCCTAAATTAAAGGTTTCAAGGGAAATATTTTTGCCACCATGTATAAGTGATCAATTGTGAAATTTATCCACTGTGGATCTTCTTGCTGGTTGTGTGTACATAACAAGCGTTTTTTATTACTaaaaatttttataattaaaacatagtTAAATAATGTATATTTGTGTTCAATATATCGCTTACTTATGATTAATCAATTAATATGTGTGTTCAGTTTTAAATTTGatttcaattttgaaaaaaacGTCATTCAATCCACCTCTAAAGTATATATGTTTTGTAATTTTTATACTAATACATGGGACTTTGTGTTACCTCTGAATTATAATCTTTTCATATTGAAACACCACGGGGAGAGGGGGGAGAGACGTATCACGTGAATGTCACGCTCCCAAAATTCTTTTAAGATTAGTGGCAATACGCGTGAAATTAATCTTCATTGTCAGAGAAATTGTTTCGTAGACTGAAATTTAGAGAGTTGGTTTTGGGCTTCAACAAGACGAGAAGGGTCTATGGGACGTAGAGAGATCTACGGACCGTAGAGGGGTTCGTGGTTTTGGTCTAGAATTTTGGGGTCTCATTAAATGACCCACGTTTTGGGCTTCAACAAGACGAGAAGGGTCTATGGGACGTAGAGAGATCTACGGACCGTAGAGGGGTTCGTGGTTTTGGTCTAGAATTTTGGGGTCTCATTAAATGACCTACGGACGATCGGGATAGTCCGTAGGAGGACCTATGGTTCGTAGGTGGGTCCATATAGTTACTCCGGACGTTATTTTCTGAGGTTATTTCAATCGTTTTCTACCCTTTTAATCCCTGAATTATGTCGTTTCTATACTATTCCTAAGTCCTATAACTATTTTTACCTTTCAATATTCCCTCGTTCCCTCTCTTTCATTGAAAAAACTTCAAAactctctcaaggtcttcttctccgATTCTCTCCCAAGGTAATATAGAGTCCTTCGAGCTTCAAGTCTCCGTTGAAGAGCTATCTTTGAGTTGTGGTGTGTGgaattttcatccatggagcccCCAAAGAATCTTCAaattttctttatgatttcttccaaAAACCTAGGATTTTCATGAGCATGCATTGGGTTCATTCATTCTCATTGATCTCAGTGTGCATGATTCAATCtaaattacatgttttcaatggTTTTCTCATGAACCTATGcattattataaattatgtttTGAGATTATGATGCATCATGATTGAATAAACTGTGATTTAAagatgcttttagataaagtatcaagTATGTTTTTATGAAAACAAGGTTGTTTCAAATTGAAATATGTTAATCATAAAGGATTTTCATGGTTTATATGAAAAGTTTATCATGATCTAGATGCTTTAGATAAGTGTCTTTTATAAAGATgttatgaaattatgatatgttaaaggggttattcttatgattcaaatatgttaggatgaacttggtattactagattcttaccatttGCAAAGACTACTATAtgtttatgtatgatattccattgaaagTTTACTTAACACCGAGAAGACTTTGGGATGAAGGTACACTCGTTAATAGAGACGGAGTTCTTTAGTAGCAATCCctttgtcccataactacgcgCCACCATAGGAGAAAGGGTCACACGTTAGTCGAGGCGTGATTCCTTAGtaacttagtggatccacaaatagatcATGTTCATGGTCCTTACCTAGCAAGCAGGACAATCTCTTTTTGATAACGGGAAGACACTAgacttcatgttatagctcacataatttatgtcggttaacagtATCTCTCAAAAAGACCTATGATTCTCACTTATGTTCTGTTAAGCTTATGATTTTCTCGCGATTGTTGCATTGATCGTGTATTATGTTTTTAACTTAGATTCGTCAgattaattatcatattttagcttggtcattgcattatcatgctTCAGACTTATTATGCTATTTTTCCTCATATTTATGCATCTCTTCTCATAATTAGTACATTTCGAATACCGATCGCATACCTTTTccatattgtttcataatataggtcacgacaCTTCTCCTTAGATCCATGGTTAGTACAGACTTTTATCAGCTTCACAGTATTTGTCAGTCCTCATGTTCCGAGGACGTTCATATTAAACTCTATTCAGATTTATATTCCTTATGTTAGATATAACTAGAGACATGTTTTAGCACCTCTCCTGCGATAGAGGCTTTAGACATTAGATGGTTCCATCTATGTTGAGttgtatctatttttttttcttttcattataCTATATTAGACTATGTTAATACTTCAATCTTTTTAGTAAAGTAAACTAAATAATGTAAACCAACAAGTTCTTCTCCCCCACTATTTGAAAGGCATGAGCTAAATTGCTCAATTAGATATTCAATTCTATAGAAATCTATACCACCTAACGATTTCAAAAATCAGGTTCTTAAATGATTAATACGAACGTAAACAGTAAACACAAGACATAAAATTTATTGTGGAAAACCTTCTtgctcaagaaaaaaaaaacacaaactaCACCACGTAAGATTTCCACCAAACTTCATTAACTTTCAAAGAGCGGTTTTAAattacaactcaataatcaagaAAGTCAAACCCACTTCTTGTTACAAGCCTCACTTTCtaccttagaaaattataactcaataatatttttaagtagAGTTCAAACACATGAATTATCTTTCAGAAAGAAAACCCAACTCTAGTTTTTCTTTCTTCGATGTTTTGCTCTTGGACTCTGCCTTGCCTTTTGCTTGAGAAATTCGATTTCGGATTTGCAAAGCCAAGTAATTCTTTGTGCGGCCTTTTCCTTTTATAACATTGGTTTTTGAGGACCTAGTTGAGTCCTTCAAGTAAAGtgtaactttaattttattacTTCTCCTTATAGGAGTCCTACTGTgccctatttccttatttctgcGTTTTTGACTCGTATAAGGATTTATCTTGTGCcatcttttcttatttctatGTTTTTGACTCCTATAAGGATTTGTCCAGTTTTCCACGTCGGCCTACTGCACCATCCATCAAGTAAATCCGGTTCTCATTTTTCATTATCAAAACCTGTTTGAATGTTGTTAATAAATTCACTATctatcaaataataataatagtcagactaaataaataaaaatagaagcaATATTATAACAACCAACTAGGTTCGATATTTACATAACATGTTAGGAGCATGTTTGGATGAATTTATAAgctaaaagtcataagttataaattttaacttatgtattttgatttattttatcgaaatattataaaacaggtttaaaatttattttaacttaaaaacacctaaaataaattaattcatgaTTTAGATTCACATTTCGAGGCTTTTCTTGAAGATCAGTTCATGATCATTGATTAGGATTTACTTAATTAAATGTGTAACTAGATAGAATAGGGCTTATTAGGAATATAATTATCCTATTTAGGAATAAGAAAGTTTTCACGAATTCGCAACTAGTAGCACAAATAAAAATTCAGGAAAATTCAAATTCCCCGGGCGCGGTTTTATCTCTTAGTCTGCTAACTCAACTAAACACAAATGCGTGTCAATAAATGATTGGCTATTCGCGTTAACCAAGGATCGCTGTCCTTTCAGCTTTTTATAACCGTAAGatcaaattgaaagaaatgaaTCGGCATCGTTAAAAATAGATGCTCCTCACGCGGATCGCCAGCGTGGCAATCTCATATCTTCCCTATAAATAATAAACTCCTTGATTCATTTCTTTCATCAGCAATTCAAATCTCAATCGAAATACTCAAAgcttcttcttctctttaaGCTTTTTATTCACACAGAAATTCAGAGCAATGGATGCTACTAAGACAACCAAAGGTGCCGGAGGAAGAAAGGGTGGCCCAAGGAAGAAGTCTGTAACCAAATCAATCAAAGCTGGTCTTCAGTTTCCTGTTGGTCGTATTGCTCGTTTCTTGAAGAAGGGTCGTTATGCCCAGCGTGTAGGATCTGGTGCTCCAATTTATCTAGCTGCTGTTCTTGAATACCTTGCTGCCGAGGtactaaaataatataaaatgataAACCTAATTTGTTTCTTCTCAGATCCGTAATTTTCTGTAGATTTTGTATTGATTTGTGGGGTTTTTATTTTACAGGTGTTGGAGTTGGCTGGAAATGCGGCAAGAGATAACAAGAAGACCAGAATCATTCCTAGGCATGTGCTTTTGGCAGTGAGGAACGATGAAGAGCTGGGAAAATTGTTGGCTGGTGTTACCATTGCAAGTGGAGGTGTTCTTCCTAACATTAACCCAGTTCTGTTGCCTAAGAAATCTACAGCTTCCGAGGAGAAGGCATCTACACCCAGGGCAACAAAGTCACCAAAGAAGGCATAAGGCTATCGTTTAGAAGTTTAATCGCTCGGTTAAATATGCACCAATCTTTTGTCTAGTTTATCGGTACTTCTGGTAGTAGGACGTAGATTTCTGTTATGCTTTGAAAACTTTGGTGTAATGTGCTTGgaaatataatagaaaatatcTCTTTTTCTATCTTACTGTCTTTTTTCGTTTTTGTCCTAATCATTGTGTGCTTTGGTAGTAGTATTTACACATAGCTGAAACTTCTGTATTGCCGTGGCTTGTCAAGGTTACAACATCGAAAGTCATAAAATCATGGTAAATGGAAAAGTAAAAGGCATGGATGCTGATTTGATAGTTTGGTGAACATTCTAATTTTGTACACAAAGCGGATTCATATGTCCAATTTAGCTTTTCTTAGAATTAATGTGAATTtgctctttcatttttttttgaagagttTTTGACGATGGAAGGT
This window encodes:
- the LOC129886164 gene encoding histone H2A.1 translates to MDATKTTKGAGGRKGGPRKKSVTKSIKAGLQFPVGRIARFLKKGRYAQRVGSGAPIYLAAVLEYLAAEVLELAGNAARDNKKTRIIPRHVLLAVRNDEELGKLLAGVTIASGGVLPNINPVLLPKKSTASEEKASTPRATKSPKKA